The Arabidopsis thaliana chromosome 5, partial sequence genomic interval TAAAATCGAGATCTTTAAATCTGTTTTTAAGTGGTAAGTTTGAAAACGTTGGACCAACATGCTGCAAGGCGTTTACGGAGGTGGATGCAAAGTGTTGGCCAAAAATGTTTCCGTTGAATCCATTATTCCCTCCTCTTCTCAAGGATGGTTGCTCTCGCATCATCTCTGGCGCACCAACACACACGAAACCTCAATTCCTTGTCATCCCTGGTTCTCCGATCGATCTCACAAAATGTTTGTCATCACTTGTTAACGTTGAAGGTTGCGTAACTGAAATCTACAAATCAGTTTTCACAGGAAAGTTTGGTAATGTTGGATATATGTGCTGCAAGGCGTTTTCAGCTGTGGATGTAAAATGTTGGCCACAAATGTTTCCGCTAAATCCGTTCTTCCCTCCTCTTCTCAAGAAGGAATGTTCTCCTATCAACGCAGCCACTCCTACACACAAATGAAAGTAACTACAAAACCTGTCAGACCGCCGTGCGACCACCCCAGCAAGGTAGAACCGAACCGAGTAACGATCCTCTACAGCACCGAATGCGTCCGAGGACGATCGTAGCCGTCAATCACGCTCTAGC includes:
- a CDS encoding egg cell-secreted-like protein (DUF1278) (CONTAINS InterPro DOMAIN/s: Protein of unknown function DUF1278 (InterPro:IPR010701); BEST Arabidopsis thaliana protein match is: unknown protein (TAIR:AT5G54062.1); Has 167 Blast hits to 139 proteins in 5 species: Archae - 0; Bacteria - 0; Metazoa - 0; Fungi - 0; Plants - 167; Viruses - 0; Other Eukaryotes - 0 (source: NCBI BLink).); amino-acid sequence: MFPLNPLFPPLLKDGCSRIISGAPTHTKPQFLVIPGSPIDLTKCLSSLVNVEGCVTEIYKSVFTGKFGNVGYMCCKAFSAVDVKCWPQMFPLNPFFPPLLKKECSPINAATPTHK